The Bremerella cremea genome window below encodes:
- a CDS encoding amidophosphoribosyltransferase, with translation MSELFHECGIAAIYHLPNADESPLCPDQGPEEVSRIMPRMLLDIQNRGQLAAGFTTFNPNRNQLITTHRDIGTVQEVFRLSHRGKSESLMREYAGRAAIGHVRYATCGQDDKSYAQPFERHHLVKHKWFSFAFNGQLSNYSELRDRLLADDDHHLSRETDTEIIMHELSREMTGAKRITMLDALKQAAPRFDGAYSMVMLNAYGEMLVARDPYGIKPLCYAVQGPLFAAASESVALINIGFEPEEIQNVEPGQAVTIVDGKIETHQFIESKRKAHCFFEWIYFANVASTLDGQSVYVSRTNLGEELAAIEQERKTVPLDNDTIVVPVPDTSKAAADAMAFKLGVPSREGLIRNRYSGRTFIESGNKRRRAAEIKYTPLREVLEGKRIFLVEDSIVRSTTMKVLINRLRERGGAKEIHVRVACPPIIAPCFYGIDMSTISELFAPKFMGDSYLLTEEMQDAMAEQLGADSLRYLSVDSIARAVNFPSSELCQACITGEYPTAGGEALYQIALETKGSEGDGGRTYERRAEEQAATSTGA, from the coding sequence ATGAGTGAACTCTTCCACGAATGTGGTATCGCGGCGATCTATCACCTTCCCAATGCTGACGAAAGTCCGCTCTGTCCCGACCAAGGCCCAGAAGAAGTTTCGCGGATTATGCCGCGAATGCTGCTGGATATCCAGAACCGAGGACAACTTGCTGCTGGCTTCACAACATTCAACCCCAATCGCAACCAACTGATCACCACCCATCGCGATATCGGTACCGTGCAGGAAGTTTTTCGGCTTTCGCACCGGGGTAAAAGCGAATCGTTGATGCGAGAATACGCCGGGCGAGCTGCCATTGGGCATGTTCGCTATGCAACTTGCGGGCAAGACGACAAAAGTTATGCCCAACCGTTCGAGCGACACCATCTGGTCAAGCACAAGTGGTTCAGCTTTGCTTTCAATGGGCAATTATCCAACTATAGCGAGCTACGCGATCGCCTACTGGCCGACGACGATCACCATCTGTCGCGTGAAACCGATACCGAAATCATCATGCACGAGCTAAGCCGTGAGATGACCGGTGCCAAACGCATCACGATGCTCGACGCCCTCAAGCAGGCCGCCCCGCGATTTGACGGGGCCTACAGCATGGTCATGCTGAATGCCTACGGCGAAATGCTGGTGGCGCGCGATCCTTATGGCATCAAGCCCCTCTGCTATGCCGTGCAAGGTCCGCTGTTCGCCGCCGCCAGCGAAAGTGTTGCCCTGATCAACATCGGTTTCGAACCCGAAGAAATCCAAAACGTCGAACCTGGCCAAGCCGTCACCATCGTCGACGGCAAGATCGAGACGCATCAGTTCATCGAATCGAAACGCAAAGCCCACTGTTTCTTTGAGTGGATTTACTTTGCAAACGTGGCCAGCACGCTGGACGGGCAAAGCGTTTATGTTAGCCGTACCAACCTGGGCGAAGAACTAGCCGCGATCGAGCAAGAGCGGAAAACCGTTCCCTTGGACAACGATACCATCGTGGTCCCGGTCCCGGATACCAGCAAAGCCGCCGCCGACGCGATGGCGTTTAAACTTGGCGTTCCTTCTCGCGAAGGCCTGATCCGTAATCGCTATTCTGGCCGAACGTTTATCGAGTCTGGCAACAAACGCCGCCGAGCCGCTGAGATCAAGTACACGCCCCTGCGCGAAGTGCTGGAAGGGAAACGAATCTTCCTCGTGGAAGACTCCATCGTTCGCAGCACGACGATGAAAGTCCTCATCAATCGTCTGCGAGAACGAGGCGGAGCGAAAGAAATTCACGTTCGCGTGGCCTGTCCGCCGATCATCGCTCCCTGCTTCTATGGGATCGATATGTCGACCATCAGCGAATTGTTCGCTCCTAAGTTCATGGGGGACAGCTACCTGTTGACCGAGGAAATGCAGGACGCCATGGCCGAACAACTCGGGGCCGACTCACTTCGCTACCTTTCGGTCGACTCGATCGCTCGGGCCGTGAATTTCCCTAGCAGCGAACTGTGCCAGGCCTGTATCACCGGCGAATACCCAACCGCTGGCGGCGAAGCCCTCTATCAAATTGCCCTCGAAACCAAGGGCTCGGAAGGAGACGGCGGTCGTACTTACGAACGCCGTGCTGAAGAGCAAGCCGCCACCTCAACTGGTGCCTAG
- the trmB gene encoding tRNA (guanosine(46)-N7)-methyltransferase TrmB, whose amino-acid sequence MGRKALPKLNPEVDFSNHFFTADVLEQKPELPSYFAKEQPLEIEVGTGKGLFMKTASGENPEHNFLGIEIAFKYARFAGYKLAKEGRTNAVMFHGDGQKIFPQYVKDGSLEAVHVYFPDPWWKARHHRRRLMNETFCREIERALRVGGKLHFWTDVLDYFEMAVETLHAHTKLAGPNPVEETPAEHDLDYRTHFERRMRKNDMDVFRSQFVKTA is encoded by the coding sequence ATGGGCCGAAAAGCACTCCCCAAACTGAATCCTGAAGTCGATTTCTCGAATCACTTTTTCACTGCGGACGTTCTCGAGCAGAAGCCAGAGTTGCCGTCGTACTTTGCGAAAGAGCAGCCGCTCGAAATCGAAGTCGGCACCGGCAAAGGCTTGTTCATGAAGACTGCTTCGGGCGAAAACCCAGAGCACAACTTTCTCGGGATTGAGATCGCGTTCAAGTACGCTCGTTTTGCGGGTTACAAGCTGGCCAAAGAGGGACGCACCAACGCGGTGATGTTTCATGGCGATGGGCAAAAGATCTTCCCGCAATACGTGAAAGACGGCTCGCTGGAAGCGGTTCACGTTTACTTTCCCGACCCTTGGTGGAAGGCTCGGCATCATCGGCGGCGTTTAATGAACGAAACGTTCTGCCGCGAGATCGAACGGGCGTTGCGGGTGGGCGGGAAGTTGCACTTCTGGACCGACGTGCTCGACTACTTTGAGATGGCGGTCGAGACGTTGCATGCTCACACGAAGCTGGCAGGGCCTAATCCGGTCGAGGAGACCCCCGCTGAGCACGATCTCGATTATCGCACCCACTTCGAACGCCGCATGCGGAAGAACGATATGGATGTCTTCCGCAGTCAGTTCGTTAAAACCGCTTAG
- a CDS encoding rhomboid family intramembrane serine protease — translation MLFPLFDENPSRRLPVVTVGLIVVNTLLVLAMLGFSSVEHNRLFIHYGFVPERLTSALTTHDNVVIDLRELLADDPRALEVLERSQQDTRIVLSGSFLAVAGTIFTSMFLHAGLFHLIGNMWFLWIFGNNVEDRLGHVPYLFFYLVGGIFAALAHWSATTGLGAILPTVGASGAVAVVLGAYAVTYPTAQIRCLLFIFVIFLFVDLPAVAVLGVWMLGQVVEGVGALHLDIDGGVAWWAHIGGFVFGMAVMPLLSFLIPDTTYKLILKQERAFQFDPRRNNDFHF, via the coding sequence ATGCTGTTCCCGCTTTTTGACGAAAACCCGAGCCGGCGCCTACCGGTGGTTACCGTCGGCTTGATCGTGGTGAACACGCTTTTGGTGTTAGCCATGCTTGGCTTTTCTTCGGTCGAACATAACCGCCTCTTCATTCACTATGGGTTTGTGCCAGAGCGGCTAACCTCGGCTCTGACGACGCACGATAACGTTGTCATCGATCTGCGAGAGCTCTTAGCTGACGATCCCAGGGCCCTCGAAGTCTTAGAGCGAAGTCAGCAAGATACTCGTATCGTTCTTTCAGGCAGTTTCCTGGCCGTAGCTGGTACCATCTTCACTTCGATGTTTTTGCACGCCGGTTTGTTTCATCTGATCGGCAACATGTGGTTTCTGTGGATCTTTGGTAACAATGTCGAAGATCGTTTAGGGCATGTGCCGTACCTGTTTTTCTATCTCGTTGGCGGTATCTTTGCGGCGTTAGCTCACTGGTCGGCGACGACTGGGCTAGGGGCCATACTGCCTACGGTTGGGGCGAGCGGCGCGGTGGCGGTGGTGCTGGGGGCCTACGCGGTTACTTATCCCACGGCCCAGATTCGCTGTTTGTTGTTCATCTTCGTTATCTTCTTGTTTGTCGATCTACCGGCGGTCGCGGTGCTAGGTGTCTGGATGCTTGGGCAGGTCGTCGAAGGGGTGGGGGCGTTGCATCTCGATATCGACGGCGGTGTAGCGTGGTGGGCCCACATCGGTGGTTTTGTTTTTGGCATGGCGGTCATGCCGTTGTTGTCTTTTTTGATTCCCGATACGACCTATAAGTTGATTTTGAAGCAGGAGCGAGCCTTTCAGTTCGATCCGCGCCGGAATAACGACTTTCATTTCTAG
- a CDS encoding 3-hydroxyacyl-ACP dehydratase FabZ family protein — MAREELILDPASIDFDNVISDLEAVRKTNPQRYEMEQLSGIVYDDVEAGICAGYLDIAEDAFWVRGHMPGMPLMPGVLMCEMAAQVSTWYVVTHDLMPGKRMGFGGLDEVKFRGIVRPGDRLLCVLKKTRFSPGRMLVCNFQSFVGTAMVAQGVIRGIPLPDAI; from the coding sequence GTGGCGCGAGAAGAGCTGATTCTCGACCCTGCGTCGATTGACTTTGATAATGTAATTTCGGACCTGGAAGCGGTTCGTAAAACGAATCCTCAGCGGTACGAGATGGAACAGCTTAGCGGGATCGTTTACGACGATGTCGAAGCTGGCATTTGTGCTGGTTACTTGGACATTGCTGAAGATGCCTTTTGGGTGCGAGGCCACATGCCGGGCATGCCCTTGATGCCTGGTGTGCTGATGTGCGAAATGGCCGCTCAGGTTAGCACCTGGTATGTGGTGACGCACGACTTGATGCCGGGCAAACGAATGGGATTTGGCGGACTCGATGAAGTCAAATTTCGTGGCATTGTTCGTCCTGGCGATCGGCTGCTGTGCGTGTTGAAAAAGACTCGCTTCAGTCCCGGGCGAATGCTAGTCTGCAATTTCCAAAGCTTTGTCGGCACGGCCATGGTGGCTCAGGGTGTCATTCGTGGCATCCCGCTTCCCGACGCAATCTGA
- a CDS encoding 50S ribosomal protein bL37 codes for MAKPHRKLKKANHGARPANAKARKSKRKSIKT; via the coding sequence ATGGCCAAGCCACACCGTAAGTTGAAAAAAGCCAATCATGGTGCCCGTCCTGCGAATGCCAAGGCTCGTAAGAGCAAGCGTAAGTCGATCAAGACCTAA
- a CDS encoding MMPL family transporter — MRPHNTETTEEKSLLSKPLAYGTRLIVRYPILVLLIAFTAAGASVFYAANHLGFKTSRLDLINQHSHFNQLWREYLDQFGADDDVVVIIEGSGREEIVPAMEDLYTQLTAEDQSFYAVLHERGLSKVREKGLHFLPESNLVKIDQQLQRLRPVMQGQWDSIGVGQMAYNLNQQMLFAQRQPEAPQLQMMAAQSREQLDRLASNLLAAMGQGEPQGSVLVPPSDALSAMSQIDSDYFLANDGQLGLILLRLVKNEEEFAQGKEAIAELRRILDRFQAEYPGLKFGLTGLPVMENDEMERSQIDMTKASGISLVGVAFLFMAAFGGLRHPLLAVVALLVGIALSVGFTTIFVGHLNILSVSFGVILIGLGIDFGVHYVARYLKEAEDRGTDDSLVQTARDIGPGIVTGGLTTAVAFFTASLTDFTGVAELGIIAGGGLLVCLLASMTVLPASIHLADRHRNRYQLPKPLHLDWWILPLLKTPRVTLFVALLGVGLLAIGTPKLRYDHNLLNLQPKGLDSVRWEEKLLNDTDRSVWFALSIAEDRETLLERKKKFEALSTVNRVEEIASLMPDSPPEKLAIIRDLNNRLAKLPENAPTLSIPPAAHLGQVLADSQRLLPTNDPAAQHTYRRLAQIRELLRGMPEPRYNAIISQFQQRSAGELLQWLHSLAAISNPAPPTAEDLPEALVTRFVGKDNQLLLRIYPNASIWDMDALAGFVRHVESVDPKVTGQPLQTFHASRQMQLSYIHAALYSLIAVMIILLIDFRSLTHTLMALAPVGLGMLMLFGIQGFADIPLNPANMIVLPLILGIGIDDGVHVVHDFRRQGRGYSLTASTATGVIITSLTTMIGFGALMLADHRGLASLGRVLTIGVACCLFTSLVVLPCLLTLLSGFRRRTTDTENEPAPVRERPRGRKLAALPDDPGAHPHKEPVSEPREVRDLFPHHPSDR; from the coding sequence ATGCGGCCCCACAATACCGAAACGACGGAAGAAAAATCGCTCCTTTCCAAGCCGTTGGCCTACGGCACGCGGCTGATCGTGCGTTATCCGATCTTGGTGCTGCTGATTGCGTTTACGGCGGCCGGGGCGTCGGTCTTCTATGCAGCGAATCATTTGGGATTCAAAACAAGCCGACTTGATTTGATCAACCAGCACAGCCACTTCAATCAATTGTGGCGTGAGTACCTTGATCAATTCGGCGCGGACGATGACGTGGTTGTCATTATCGAAGGATCAGGGCGAGAAGAGATCGTTCCGGCAATGGAAGATCTCTATACCCAACTAACCGCCGAAGATCAGTCATTCTACGCCGTGCTGCATGAACGTGGCTTGAGCAAGGTTCGCGAGAAAGGGCTGCATTTTCTGCCTGAGTCCAACTTGGTGAAGATCGATCAGCAACTGCAACGACTGCGCCCGGTCATGCAGGGGCAATGGGATTCGATCGGCGTCGGCCAGATGGCCTACAACTTGAATCAGCAAATGCTGTTCGCTCAGCGTCAGCCGGAAGCCCCTCAGTTGCAAATGATGGCCGCCCAGAGTCGCGAGCAGCTCGATCGACTGGCCAGCAATTTGTTAGCCGCCATGGGGCAGGGCGAACCGCAAGGCTCGGTCCTGGTTCCGCCAAGCGACGCTTTGAGTGCGATGAGTCAGATTGACTCGGATTATTTTCTGGCCAACGACGGTCAATTGGGCCTGATTTTACTGCGGTTAGTGAAGAACGAGGAAGAATTCGCCCAGGGCAAAGAGGCCATCGCTGAGCTGCGCCGGATCCTCGATCGTTTTCAGGCAGAATATCCAGGGCTCAAGTTTGGGCTCACTGGGTTGCCGGTCATGGAAAACGACGAGATGGAACGAAGTCAGATCGACATGACCAAGGCCAGCGGTATCAGTCTCGTCGGCGTGGCGTTTCTGTTCATGGCCGCGTTTGGTGGGCTGCGGCATCCTTTATTGGCTGTGGTCGCCTTGTTGGTCGGCATCGCGTTATCGGTTGGGTTCACCACGATCTTTGTGGGGCATCTCAATATCCTGAGCGTTTCCTTTGGGGTCATTTTAATCGGCCTGGGGATCGACTTTGGCGTGCATTATGTGGCCCGCTATTTGAAAGAAGCTGAGGACCGGGGCACAGACGATTCGTTAGTGCAGACCGCACGTGATATTGGTCCTGGCATTGTGACCGGGGGGCTGACGACTGCGGTGGCGTTCTTCACCGCCTCGTTGACCGACTTTACCGGAGTGGCCGAGCTCGGAATCATCGCCGGAGGAGGTTTGCTAGTCTGTTTACTGGCATCCATGACCGTGCTGCCTGCTTCGATCCACTTGGCCGACCGGCACCGCAACCGATACCAGTTGCCTAAGCCGCTGCATCTCGATTGGTGGATTTTGCCGCTATTGAAAACACCCAGAGTAACGTTATTTGTGGCGTTGTTGGGCGTGGGACTGTTAGCAATCGGAACCCCCAAGCTGCGCTACGATCACAACCTGTTGAACCTACAGCCGAAAGGGCTCGATAGTGTGCGGTGGGAAGAGAAGCTGCTCAACGACACGGACCGAAGTGTCTGGTTTGCCCTCTCGATTGCCGAAGATCGCGAGACTTTATTAGAACGGAAAAAGAAGTTTGAAGCTTTATCGACGGTTAACCGTGTCGAGGAAATTGCTTCGCTGATGCCAGACAGTCCTCCGGAGAAGCTGGCGATTATTCGTGATTTGAACAATCGACTGGCCAAATTGCCCGAAAACGCCCCGACGCTCAGTATTCCGCCGGCAGCCCATTTAGGTCAGGTCTTGGCAGACTCACAGCGGCTTTTGCCCACCAACGACCCTGCTGCTCAGCATACGTACCGGCGACTGGCTCAGATTCGCGAATTATTGCGTGGCATGCCAGAACCACGTTACAACGCGATCATTTCCCAGTTTCAGCAGCGTTCGGCAGGCGAGCTCCTTCAATGGCTTCACTCGTTGGCGGCGATCTCGAACCCTGCTCCTCCGACAGCTGAGGATTTGCCGGAAGCTTTGGTAACGCGTTTTGTGGGGAAAGATAATCAATTACTGCTGCGGATTTATCCCAATGCCAGTATTTGGGACATGGATGCTTTGGCAGGGTTTGTTCGCCATGTCGAATCGGTCGATCCGAAGGTTACCGGCCAGCCGCTGCAGACATTTCATGCCTCGCGCCAGATGCAGCTAAGTTACATCCACGCGGCACTTTATTCGCTGATTGCCGTGATGATAATTCTACTGATCGATTTCCGCAGCTTAACGCACACGCTTATGGCATTAGCCCCGGTTGGTTTAGGTATGTTAATGCTGTTCGGGATTCAGGGGTTCGCTGATATCCCTTTGAACCCTGCGAACATGATTGTGCTGCCGCTGATCTTGGGGATTGGGATCGACGATGGAGTTCACGTGGTCCACGATTTCCGCCGGCAAGGACGTGGCTACTCGCTAACAGCTTCGACTGCCACCGGCGTGATCATTACCTCGCTGACGACCATGATTGGTTTCGGAGCGTTGATGCTAGCCGATCACCGGGGCCTAGCCAGCTTAGGACGCGTGCTGACGATCGGCGTGGCTTGCTGCCTGTTTACTTCGTTGGTCGTGTTGCCTTGTCTGTTGACGTTGTTGTCTGGCTTCCGTCGCCGGACGACCGATACCGAGAACGAACCTGCCCCAGTCCGGGAACGGCCTCGTGGGCGCAAGTTGGCAGCACTGCCGGATGACCCGGGGGCTCACCCCCATAAAGAACCGGTCTCTGAGCCACGCGAAGTGCGCGACTTGTTTCCGCATCACCCGTCCGATCGGTAA
- a CDS encoding STAS domain-containing protein, whose translation MAIKYHYLKVRDVKDVVVAEFIQSSILDETAIDRVGKEFEQLVLEAATSKKLLLNFHAIEYMSSAMIGKLILLNKNCKQAKIKFKVCNVSGNILEVFQIMKIGKVIEIHKDEKSAIDTFSGPSISRWLGLG comes from the coding sequence ATGGCAATCAAATACCATTATCTTAAAGTTCGCGACGTGAAGGATGTCGTGGTGGCCGAATTCATTCAATCGTCGATTCTGGACGAGACTGCGATTGATCGCGTGGGAAAGGAATTCGAGCAACTTGTCTTGGAAGCCGCGACCTCCAAAAAGTTGTTGTTGAACTTTCACGCAATTGAATACATGTCGTCCGCAATGATCGGTAAGTTGATCTTGCTGAATAAGAACTGCAAGCAGGCCAAAATCAAATTTAAGGTCTGCAATGTGAGCGGCAATATCTTGGAAGTTTTCCAGATCATGAAGATCGGCAAGGTGATCGAGATTCACAAAGACGAAAAGTCCGCGATCGATACCTTTAGCGGTCCGTCGATTTCTCGTTGGCTGGGATTGGGCTAA
- a CDS encoding MFS transporter has product MKRTGTTLLILILAVCSAHAMVHVLEGSLPCVEQSIAAQYDVNQETTGWLQTMWRFPWGVGALLAGWLVDRVGAKRMLALYLLGAGGACIAAATLPGLDLLFVSMFVMGIMASIYHPAGLALLSHEMTPDTLPKTLGWHGVFGSLGIGGVPLLAAGVLALTHSWQAFYLVLAVMSISLGLVFVYLTRQSPERVFLRVGRAHAEDRGDWISFGILLVMSSCIGLSYHGVTSFLPRFLSDASVLGWQMDSEIGGNVGAASALILGCFGQFLAGHFARPKRLEWQLMLICAGTIPFLIGMSFASPEWKWWFVAAWAPTFFMHQPVFNSLIAKYTPRSRRSLCYGVSFAVGNGIGAISAGLVGENTDLQSAYLGLAGCAFAAAVSGGILWIRALRTPPIGPENG; this is encoded by the coding sequence GTGAAACGGACCGGTACGACACTGTTAATTTTAATTCTGGCGGTTTGCTCGGCGCATGCGATGGTGCATGTGCTAGAGGGCTCGCTGCCTTGTGTCGAGCAATCGATTGCCGCTCAGTACGACGTCAATCAAGAGACCACCGGCTGGCTACAAACGATGTGGCGTTTCCCTTGGGGTGTCGGGGCGTTGCTGGCCGGATGGTTAGTCGACCGGGTGGGGGCTAAACGAATGTTAGCCCTCTATTTATTAGGAGCTGGCGGTGCGTGTATCGCCGCAGCCACTCTGCCGGGGCTCGACCTGTTGTTTGTCTCAATGTTCGTGATGGGCATCATGGCCAGTATTTATCACCCCGCTGGTCTGGCGTTGTTGTCGCATGAAATGACTCCAGATACGTTGCCGAAAACGCTCGGTTGGCATGGTGTGTTCGGTTCGCTGGGCATCGGCGGCGTGCCCTTGCTGGCCGCTGGGGTTTTAGCACTGACCCACTCGTGGCAAGCATTTTATCTTGTGCTGGCGGTGATGTCGATTTCGCTTGGGCTGGTATTTGTTTACCTGACCCGGCAGTCGCCAGAACGGGTTTTCCTCCGCGTTGGTCGAGCCCATGCCGAAGACCGAGGAGATTGGATCAGCTTTGGGATCTTGCTGGTCATGTCTAGCTGCATTGGCCTGTCTTATCACGGCGTGACGAGTTTCTTGCCTCGATTCCTCTCCGACGCCTCGGTGCTGGGTTGGCAAATGGACAGCGAGATTGGGGGCAATGTCGGCGCGGCGAGTGCGCTTATTTTGGGGTGTTTTGGCCAATTCCTGGCCGGCCACTTTGCTCGGCCTAAGCGGTTAGAGTGGCAATTGATGCTTATTTGTGCCGGTACGATTCCTTTTTTGATAGGAATGAGTTTCGCTTCGCCAGAGTGGAAATGGTGGTTCGTAGCGGCGTGGGCTCCGACGTTCTTTATGCACCAGCCGGTGTTCAATAGCTTGATTGCCAAGTACACGCCCCGCTCGCGCCGCAGTCTTTGTTATGGCGTTTCGTTCGCGGTGGGAAACGGAATCGGAGCGATTTCTGCTGGCTTAGTCGGCGAAAACACAGATTTGCAGTCTGCCTACTTGGGCTTAGCTGGCTGCGCGTTTGCGGCTGCGGTGAGTGGGGGAATTTTGTGGATTCGCGCGCTTCGTACCCCTCCAATCGGGCCGGAAAACGGCTGA
- the trpD gene encoding anthranilate phosphoribosyltransferase codes for MSHLEVIAKVQAGNDLSLAEMSQAISQMMDGTWADDDIAALLLALNQKGPVVDEIAGAATAMRNHMIQINAPGERFIDTCGTGGDQSGTFNISTATAIVIAAAGVTVAKHGNRSVTSKSGSADVLARLGVNIEADATTIEKSLEEVGICFCFAPLMHGSMKHVAPVRKKLGVPTIFNLLGPLCNPANAPYQLLGVGQPKYRELLASALQKLGTTRAVFVTGRDGMDEVTLSDATDVIVASEDGLVPFVWQPEEFGLERQGKEDMLVDGPEESAAMIRGILSGNRGAARDIVVINAAAALWTIGESDSLSECARLAQNAIDSGAATEKLAKLAEVSHS; via the coding sequence TTGTCCCATTTAGAAGTCATTGCCAAAGTTCAAGCCGGAAACGACCTCTCACTCGCAGAAATGTCCCAGGCAATTAGCCAGATGATGGATGGGACATGGGCGGATGATGATATTGCCGCGTTGTTGTTGGCCCTGAACCAAAAGGGGCCTGTTGTCGACGAGATCGCTGGTGCGGCAACTGCGATGCGGAACCACATGATACAGATTAACGCTCCCGGCGAGCGGTTTATCGATACATGCGGAACAGGGGGAGACCAAAGCGGAACCTTCAATATCAGCACCGCGACGGCCATCGTCATTGCAGCGGCTGGGGTAACCGTCGCCAAGCATGGCAACCGCAGCGTGACTAGCAAGTCGGGCAGCGCCGATGTGCTGGCCCGCTTGGGGGTCAATATCGAAGCGGATGCCACAACGATTGAGAAGTCGTTGGAAGAAGTGGGGATCTGCTTCTGTTTTGCCCCCTTAATGCATGGTTCGATGAAGCATGTTGCTCCTGTGCGAAAAAAACTGGGGGTTCCGACGATTTTTAATCTCTTGGGCCCGCTTTGCAATCCAGCCAATGCCCCTTATCAGCTATTGGGTGTGGGCCAGCCGAAATATCGCGAGCTATTGGCCAGTGCCCTGCAAAAGTTAGGAACCACGCGAGCCGTGTTTGTGACTGGTCGTGATGGGATGGATGAAGTGACATTGAGTGACGCGACCGATGTGATTGTCGCCTCGGAAGACGGGCTCGTGCCCTTTGTCTGGCAGCCAGAAGAATTCGGGCTCGAGCGACAGGGCAAAGAAGATATGCTCGTCGACGGACCGGAAGAAAGTGCTGCCATGATTCGGGGAATCCTGTCAGGCAACCGCGGAGCTGCCCGCGATATTGTGGTGATCAATGCGGCAGCCGCTCTTTGGACGATTGGTGAGAGCGACTCCCTCAGCGAGTGTGCCCGCCTGGCTCAGAATGCGATCGACAGTGGGGCCGCCACAGAAAAGCTGGCGAAGCTGGCCGAGGTTAGTCATTCGTGA
- a CDS encoding nucleoside hydrolase, whose product MSRKVIIDCDPGIDDAIALMIALFDPRLDVVAVTSTAGNVNAEQAYTNLQALIEFLDPPRRPRIGMGPGPRSAPPVDSTFLHGSDGLAELNLAAAKLHQTHPAEKLISDKVREFPEEITLLCLGPFTNIANCLQRDPTFASQVGQIVMMGGSLNGVGNVTPCAEFNCHFDAESARRVFHSKTTKTLVPIDITSQVTFSIDLLDHIPKAESRATHILNHILPFSFRSHRRHLAQEGILLNDAVALVALLQPELFEAVALAGDVETQGDLTLGATIFDQRTVRTWTKNMEVMASVDSASVKDCILRGIILAAKETAS is encoded by the coding sequence ATGTCACGGAAGGTCATCATCGACTGTGACCCGGGGATCGATGACGCAATTGCGCTCATGATCGCCTTATTCGATCCACGCTTGGACGTGGTCGCAGTCACTTCAACGGCCGGCAACGTGAATGCCGAACAGGCTTACACCAATTTGCAGGCTCTGATCGAGTTTCTCGATCCACCACGTCGTCCTCGCATTGGGATGGGGCCTGGGCCACGGTCGGCTCCCCCTGTCGACTCCACCTTCCTGCATGGCAGCGATGGTCTAGCCGAGTTGAACCTGGCCGCCGCTAAGCTTCACCAGACCCATCCGGCGGAAAAGCTCATTAGCGACAAGGTACGTGAGTTTCCCGAAGAGATCACCCTGCTCTGCCTCGGTCCTTTCACCAACATCGCCAACTGCCTTCAACGCGATCCAACCTTCGCCTCGCAAGTCGGACAAATTGTCATGATGGGAGGTTCGCTGAATGGGGTCGGCAACGTGACACCGTGTGCCGAATTCAATTGTCACTTCGATGCCGAGAGCGCCCGCCGGGTCTTCCACTCGAAGACCACCAAGACGCTCGTTCCGATCGACATTACCAGCCAGGTCACGTTTAGCATCGACCTGCTCGATCACATTCCGAAAGCGGAATCGCGTGCGACACATATTTTGAATCACATTCTCCCTTTCTCCTTTCGCTCGCACCGACGCCACTTGGCACAGGAAGGAATCTTGCTGAACGATGCCGTGGCACTGGTGGCATTGCTGCAGCCAGAACTTTTCGAGGCCGTGGCCCTCGCCGGCGATGTCGAAACACAAGGTGATTTGACCCTGGGGGCAACCATCTTCGATCAACGCACTGTGAGAACGTGGACGAAGAACATGGAAGTCATGGCCAGCGTCGACTCGGCCAGCGTGAAAGACTGCATCCTGCGCGGGATTATTTTGGCAGCAAAAGAAACGGCGTCGTAA